In Pollutimonas sp. M17, a single genomic region encodes these proteins:
- a CDS encoding aromatic ring-hydroxylating dioxygenase subunit alpha, producing the protein MKDMMKTLVRTDPGTPTGTLLRRFWIPILLCSEIAEADCPPVRVQILGEKLLAFRDTQGRPGLISEFCSHRGASLYFGRNEDNGIRCSYHGLKFDIEGKCVDVPQAPQICEKMSIAGYPCMERAGIVWAYMGPKDKQPEGPGVEWANLPDSHVFVSKRMQECNYMQAMEGGIDTSHVSFVHKFEVDNDPFHQGTKANEYIKKDGNVTFEIERHDGGLTLFGRRNGEVDSYYWRVTQWIFPWYNLIPPFGDHALGGHVWVPIDDHNCWAWSINFRPDRPLSAEERQHLEEGRGVHCEYEPGTNVPGGTWRPKANKDNDYLIDRQAQKEKRSFSGVFGFAAQDASLQESMGPIQNHDAEKLLPSDRAIVMARRMLFEATEGLQQGKEPTATQARPQAVRAAGVLLPRDQKPQEWARKHLVYGEDQPVYSI; encoded by the coding sequence ATGAAGGACATGATGAAGACGCTGGTGCGGACCGATCCGGGTACGCCGACCGGCACGCTCTTGCGCCGTTTCTGGATACCCATCCTCCTTTGCAGCGAGATCGCGGAAGCCGATTGTCCGCCGGTCCGCGTGCAGATATTGGGTGAAAAGCTGCTTGCCTTCCGCGATACCCAGGGTCGGCCGGGCCTCATCAGCGAGTTCTGCTCGCATCGGGGCGCATCGCTCTATTTCGGACGCAATGAGGATAATGGCATCCGCTGCAGCTATCATGGCCTGAAGTTCGATATCGAAGGCAAGTGCGTGGATGTTCCGCAAGCGCCGCAGATATGCGAAAAGATGTCCATCGCTGGCTATCCCTGTATGGAGCGTGCGGGAATCGTGTGGGCTTACATGGGGCCGAAGGACAAGCAGCCGGAGGGGCCCGGCGTGGAATGGGCGAATCTGCCGGACAGTCACGTGTTCGTGTCCAAGCGGATGCAGGAATGCAATTACATGCAGGCCATGGAAGGCGGCATCGATACCAGCCATGTCTCCTTCGTGCATAAGTTCGAAGTGGACAACGATCCCTTCCATCAGGGCACCAAGGCCAATGAATACATCAAGAAAGACGGCAACGTCACTTTCGAGATCGAGAGGCATGACGGGGGCCTGACGCTGTTCGGGCGCCGCAATGGCGAGGTCGACTCATATTATTGGCGCGTCACCCAATGGATCTTCCCCTGGTACAACCTGATACCGCCGTTCGGCGACCATGCTTTGGGCGGTCATGTGTGGGTGCCGATCGATGACCACAACTGCTGGGCCTGGAGCATCAATTTCCGCCCCGACCGGCCCTTGTCGGCCGAAGAGCGCCAGCATCTGGAGGAAGGCCGGGGCGTGCATTGCGAATACGAACCCGGCACCAACGTGCCCGGCGGCACCTGGCGGCCCAAGGCCAACAAGGACAACGATTACCTGATCGACCGGCAGGCGCAGAAAGAGAAACGCTCCTTCAGTGGCGTCTTCGGCTTTGCCGCGCAGGATGCCTCGCTGCAAGAAAGCATGGGGCCGATCCAGAATCACGATGCCGAGAAACTGCTGCCTTCGGACCGGGCGATAGTAATGGCTCGCCGGATGCTGTTCGAAGCGACAGAAGGTTTGCAGCAAGGCAAGGAACCTACTGCCACACAGGCGCGACCCCAGGCCGTCCGGGCGGCCGGCGTCCTGTTGCCGCGTGATCAAAAGCCTCAGGAATGGGCCAGGAAGCATCTGGTCTATGGCGAGGATCAACCGGTGTACTCGATATGA
- a CDS encoding IclR family transcriptional regulator, translated as MEQEQKAKDKQSEKSGEGVRAVDRALDVLAAFEPGDSELLVADLVKRVGLSRPTLYRLLHTLESKGFVASSGEPQRFRLGPAVARLAHVWSSTLDLSEIARPVMAEAWALTAETVALFVPRGDMRLCVAEMQSPQPISFRRGVGYSEKLVRGASGRAILAFTPLKPGQLEAYAAGTNADLGWLTDQLRVTRERGYAMGHNELIQGAYAVAAPFFDRSGTVAGSLGVFGPDVRLTEARMHEFGLALCGMADQLTKNLGGMPPS; from the coding sequence ATGGAACAAGAACAGAAAGCAAAGGACAAGCAATCGGAAAAGAGCGGCGAAGGCGTGCGGGCGGTGGACCGGGCGCTGGATGTGCTTGCCGCTTTTGAGCCGGGCGACAGCGAACTGCTGGTGGCCGATCTGGTCAAGCGCGTCGGCCTGAGCCGGCCCACCCTGTACCGTTTGCTGCACACGTTGGAAAGCAAGGGTTTTGTCGCATCGTCGGGCGAGCCCCAGCGTTTCCGGCTCGGGCCTGCTGTGGCGCGCCTGGCGCATGTCTGGAGCAGCACCCTGGACCTTAGCGAGATCGCTCGGCCCGTGATGGCCGAAGCATGGGCCTTGACCGCCGAGACCGTTGCGTTGTTCGTGCCCCGTGGCGACATGCGGCTCTGCGTTGCGGAAATGCAGAGCCCGCAGCCTATCAGTTTCCGGCGCGGGGTAGGCTACAGCGAGAAGCTGGTCCGAGGAGCCAGTGGCCGGGCCATTCTGGCGTTTACGCCTTTGAAGCCGGGCCAACTGGAAGCCTATGCGGCGGGAACCAACGCCGACCTGGGCTGGCTGACCGACCAGCTCAGGGTGACGCGCGAACGCGGCTATGCCATGGGCCACAACGAACTGATACAGGGAGCGTACGCCGTCGCGGCGCCTTTCTTCGATCGTAGCGGAACGGTGGCGGGCTCATTGGGTGTCTTCGGACCGGACGTTCGGCTTACGGAAGCAAGGATGCACGAGTTCGGCCTGGCGCTTTGCGGAATGGCGGATCAGCTGACGAAGAACCTGGGAGGCATGCCGCCCTCTTGA
- a CDS encoding SDR family NAD(P)-dependent oxidoreductase has translation MSGRLKGKAALITGAGGGIGAATSALFCAEGAAVMLVDRDAEALERSAADIRRKTPGAALQTLVAEVAEPGVAELAAARCAEAFGGIDVLVNNAAMRNYSAFADATTQEWQDVVGVNMIGNAGFCRAALPYLRRSGKGAIVNVSSCYAVKGRKGMALYDATKAAMVAMTRTLAFEEAESGIRVNVVCPGSTLTDFHVNRTKAAGKSVEELKTQRQDTSLLGRWADPVEIAYPILWMASDESSFITGTTLVVDGGLHIK, from the coding sequence ATGAGCGGCCGCCTGAAAGGAAAGGCTGCCCTGATTACCGGCGCCGGCGGCGGTATCGGCGCGGCAACCTCGGCGCTTTTTTGTGCCGAGGGTGCCGCCGTGATGCTGGTGGATCGGGATGCCGAGGCTCTGGAGCGCAGCGCTGCGGACATCCGGCGGAAAACGCCGGGCGCCGCCCTGCAGACACTGGTTGCGGAAGTCGCTGAGCCGGGGGTGGCCGAGCTCGCAGCGGCCCGATGCGCCGAAGCATTCGGCGGAATCGACGTGCTGGTGAACAATGCGGCCATGCGTAATTACTCCGCCTTCGCCGACGCCACGACGCAGGAGTGGCAGGACGTCGTCGGCGTCAACATGATAGGCAATGCCGGATTCTGCCGAGCGGCCCTGCCTTACCTGCGCCGCTCCGGCAAAGGCGCCATCGTCAATGTATCGTCTTGCTATGCCGTCAAGGGTCGCAAGGGGATGGCGTTGTACGACGCGACCAAAGCCGCCATGGTTGCCATGACCCGCACGCTGGCGTTCGAGGAAGCCGAGTCCGGAATCCGGGTCAACGTAGTGTGTCCCGGCTCGACCTTGACCGATTTTCATGTCAACCGGACCAAAGCGGCAGGCAAGAGCGTCGAGGAATTGAAGACGCAGCGCCAGGACACCTCGCTGCTGGGACGCTGGGCCGATCCGGTCGAGATCGCATATCCCATCCTCTGGATGGCTTCGGACGAATCGTCCTTCATCACCGGAACCACCCTGGTGGTGGACGGCGGACTGCATATCAAATAG